AATTTCATGTTAAAACACATGAGTAGTATATGGAGGGCATAAAACAGTTGTGCAAAAAATCGGTTCAATCGCCTATTCTTTTATAGGTTGGCATCTAGTACAAAGATGTGTACCTCTACCAGCAACTTTTATTTTAACAATTGGTTCTCCACAACGTTTACAAGGTGTATTCTCTTGTCCATAAGCAAACAACTGTTGCTGAAACATTCCAATTTGGCCTTGGCTATTCACATAAGATCGAATGGTTGTCCCACCTTGTGCAACAGCTTCTGTTAGGGTTTCTTTCGCATGTTTTAACAAACGTTTCACTTCAGGTTCACTAAGTTCAGATCCCTTGGTTAATGGATGGATTTGTGCCTTATACAACGTTTCATCCACATAAATATTTCCTAAACCAGCTATGACTTGTTGATCCAACAGAATATTTTTTATTACCCGTTGGCTTCTATGAATTTTTTCGTATAACGCGCTGAGTTTATATCCTTCTTCAAACGGGTCAGGACCAATTTGATTTAACGGTTTTACTAAGAACTCTTCTCCTTTAGGATACAAATGCATTGTTCCAAACTTTCGAACATCTTTATAGCGTAATTCTTTCCCGCTTTCAAAATGAAAAATAACATGTGTATGCTTATCCACAGGAATATCATGTTCAAAAACACCATATTTACCTTCCATGCGTAAATGAGAAACAAGCGTATAGTTTGTTAACTCAAACAATAAAAATTTACCTTTTCTGTGAATATCTAAAATTATTTCACCCTCAACTAATTGACTGAAAATTAGATGGTCATCTGGTTCTTTAATAATTTTCGCCCAGTTGACAGTCACAGCTTCAATTTTTTGATTAACGACTAGCTCTATTAACGTTTTTCTAATTGTTTCTACTTCTGGTAATTCTGGCATCTGTTTCTACCTCACTTATTTTGCATCAAACCAAGTTTCGCCATACGCATAATCAACCTTTAATGGCACAGCTAATGACACAGTATTTTCCATAACTCTTGGGACAAGTTCTTTCAATAGCTCAATTTCTGTTTTTGGTGCTTCTATAATCAATTCATCATGCACTTGTAATAACATACGTGCTTTCAAATTATTTTCTTTAAGTGCGTGTTCTAGATCAATCATTGCTTTTTTTATAATATCTGCTGCACTACCTTGAATAGGTGTATTCATTGCTGTTCTCTCAGCAAAACTACGGAGATTAAAATTGCGATTTGTGATATCTGGTAAATAACGCCTGCGTTGCATAAGCGTCGTCACATACCCTTTTTGTTTCGCTTCTTTAACAATCTCCTCCATATATGTTTTAACACCTGGATAGCTATCAAAATAGCGTTCGATGAATGCCTTAGCTTCTTTACGTGTAATGCCAAGATTTTGTGATAAACCATAGTCACTAATTCCGTATACAATACCAAAATTCACTGCTTTTGCTTGACGTCGCATATTACCATCTACGTCCTCGGCATCTACATGGAATACATCCATTGCTGTTCTAGTATGAATATCCATGTCTTCTTGGAATGCTTGTACTAATAATTCATCCTTTGCGATATCCGCTAGGACACGCAATTCAATCTGAGAATAATCCGCTGCGAAAATTACCCAATCTTTTTCAGAAGGAATAAATGCTTTTCTTATCTTCTTTCCTTCCTCTAGTCGAATTGGAATGTTCTGCATATTAGGTTCTGTCGAGCTTAATCGACCCGTTTGAGTAAGTGCTTGGTTAAAGCGCGTGTGAATCTTTCCAGTATCAGGATGAACCACTTTTAAGAGCCCTTCGATATAAGTTGATTGTAATTTTCTTAGCTGCCGATAAAGCAATAGCTTAGGTATAATCGGATGCTTTTGTTTTAACTGTTCCAATATATCCGCTGAAGTAGAATAACCTGTTTTCGTTTTTTTAATAATAGGTAATTCTAACTTTTCAAATAAAATTGGCCCCAGTTGTTTAGGGGAGTTTAAGTTGAAATCTTCACCTGCAAGCTCATGGACTTCCTCTTCTATTTTATCTAAACGTATTTTCAACTCTTTTTGCATCACATTTAGTTGATCTTGATCTATTTTAACTCCAGTAGCTTCCATTTTGCCTAGGATAACCGCCAAAGGTAATTCTAAATTATATAATAACTCTATCTGTTGATTTGCTTCTAATTCTTCTTCCACCTGTGATTTTAGAGCAAATAACATCATTGTTTTACGTCCGATATGATCCGCTAATTGATCTTGACTTGGAACTTGTAGTTTCGCACCTTTACCATAGACTTCTTCATCAGAAAGCACTTGTTTTTGCCCCATTCGATGACTGATTGCAGGAATGGTATGATGATTCTCTGAAGGATCTATTAAATAAGACGCTAACAATAAATCAAAGGTAATTCCACTAACAACAATTCCATGGTTTAGTAAAGAGACTGTTACTTTCTTTGCATCAAACACCCATTTTTCTTTCTCAGGATCTTCCGCCCATTGTTTAAATGCATCTGATTTCACAGCAATCTCAGTTGGTATAAAATACTTCTTATCTTTATTAACAATTCCAAATCCTTCAATAGGAGCAAGGTGATAATTATCTGTTAAAATCTCTACCTCTAACGCCTCTACTCCAATAAATAGTGATGCTGAAACATTATCTAATATTTCAATATCAACAGCTTCAAGCGCTTCTTTCTCTTCTACAATGACTTCACCAGTAACTTTAGTTAATAATGAATTAAATCCCAAGTCTTTAAACACAGCACTCAACTGATTCACATCATATCCAGAATAAAGCGTATCTTTTAATTCTACTTCAATTGGTGATTCGCAATTGATTGTCACTAATTGTTTACTCATAAACGCATCATCTTGATGGTTTTCTAACTTTTCCTTCAGCTTTTTAGCAGTAACTGATTCTACATTCTCAAAAACTTTCTCTAAAGTATGAAACTGATTAAGTAATTTTACTGCAGTTTTTTGACCAATACCTGGGATACCTGGGATATTATCTGAGCTATCACCCATTAGAGCTTTCATATCGATAATTTGCTCTGGGTTCACTTTCATTTTCTCTTTCATAAATTCTGGTGTGTATGTATCAATATCACTTAACCCTTTTTTTGTTAATTGCACTTGTACCCGATCTGTAACAAGTTGTAACATATCCTTGTCACCAGAAATAACTCGAACATCAAAGGATTCCTTTTCCGCAACTCTAGCTAGTGTTCCAATGATATCATCTGCTTCATAATTAGGTAACTCATAATGCTTAATGGAAGATGCATCGAGTAATTCTTTTATTAAAGGAAATTGTTCTGATAATTCTGGTGGTGTCTTCTGTCTTCCACCTTTATATTCTTGATACGTTTCATGACGAAATGTTGTTTTCCCTGCATCAAATGCTACAAGCATATGTGTTGGTTTTTCAGTTTCAATAATTTTCATCAGCATTGTAGTAAAACCATATACTGCATTTGTATAAACACCTTTATCATTATTCAGTAAAGGCAGAGCAAAAAAAGCACGATACAGAATGCTATTACCATCTATTAATACTAATTTATTAGTCATTTTTAACATAGACCCCTTTCCTAACGTTCACCAAATTCTTTTTACTAATGTCATTTATATTCTACCATGTTTAATTGAAAATAGAAAAAAATCACTGTTTGATAGGGATTAACCTTTATGAATATACATGGTAATGTATATTCAAAAAAAAAAGCTTTTTAAGCTTTTTTCAATCTTTTAATATAAATTTTTTATTAATTGGAACAAGCACAGAGAATGTTGAACCTACTCCTACTTTGCTATCTAAACTGATCGTACCATTATGAGCTTCTACAATATGTTTAACAATTGCAAGACCTAAACCAGTACCTCCAGTATTTCTGCTTCTAGCTTTATCTACTCGATAGAACCTCTCAAATACACGATTCATTTTATCCTCTGGTATACCGATTCCCGTATCAGTAACAGTAATATGCAAATTAGCATCTATTACTTTCACTTTTAAAATTACTTTCCCACCAACTGGCGTATAACTAATCGCATTATTAAGTAAATTGATGCACACTTGTTTTAAACGATCAAAATCTCCATCTATTATTACATTTTGTTCTAAGTTAGTTTCAAACGTAATTTCTTTTCTAGTTGCCTCCTGTTGTACCATAGGTGCTATTTCCTCAATTAATTCCGATATATTCACTTTTTCATACAGAATATGCATTTCGTCTTTTTCCAACTTTGACAATTCTAATAAATCATTAACTAATGCTTGAATTCTTTCACTTTCTTTATAAATAATCTCCAAAAACTTATTTCTAATTTCCTCATCATCCATATTTTCATCCAATAGAGTTTCTGCAAAACCTTTGATTGAAGTAATAGGCGTTTTTAATTCATGAGATACATTCGCAACAAAGTCTTTACGCATTTGTTCCAGACGCTTTAATTCTGTAATATCATGAAATACTAGGACAGCACCTTTCAATTCATTGATTTCATTGAAAATTGGAGCGCCAACAATTTCAATATAAAGTTTTTCCACTTCCATTGAAATCGTAAATGCATTTTTTACTTTCTGTTCATACAAAAAAGCTTCCTGTACCGCTTTATAAATTCGTTCTTCTTCTAATACATCATAGTACAAATAACCGATATAATCTTTCGTTTTTTTACCGAAAATCTTCAGGAACTTACGATTAACCAAATGAACATATCCACGTTCATCAATTAATATAACACCACTTTCCATATTATCTATCACAGTTCTTAGTTGACTGCCTTGTATTTTTTCCTGTATCGTCATTTCTTGTAAGTTTCTAGCAAGTAAGTTAATTGCATTGCTTAATCTACCTGCATCTCCATAATGATTTTCATAAGTTCTTGTTTTATAATTACCTTTTACTAATTCCTCAGCTACAGTTGCAGCAGAACGAACTGGTTTAATATATCGATCAAATAATTGATAAATAATAACTAAAAAAATAATGAAGCTTCCTAGTAATGTTAAGATAACAATGATCTGTTCATTTCCAGAGACAAGTGGTAACATGATAAAACCAATACTACTCAACACTACTGTGACGACAGCTATGTAGGTGAAAAACAAACGAAAATTGGTCTGAATCATTAATAAGGTTCCTCCATTTTATAACCAAGTCCTCTAATAGTCTTTATATATACAGGATGTTTTGTGTCAGGCTCAATTTTATCACGTAGGTGACTGACATGGACATCTACAATACGCGTATCACCGACAAAATCATAATTCCATACCGCACTCAACAGTTGATCACGTGATAATACTTTTCCTTTATTCTTTGCCAAATATAATAATAGTTCAAACTCTTTTCTAGTGAATGAAAGAGTTTCTTCACGAATAACAGCTTCGTATTGTTCAGGATAAATTGATAGTTCTGAAACTCTTATTACTGGTGGTTCCAATTCGGTTTGTTGTTTATTTGATCTTCTTAAAATAGCTTTTATTCTAGCTACAACCTCTTTTGGACTAAAAGGTTTTGTCAAATAATCATCTGCCCCTAATTCCAATCCTAATACTTTATCAAACTCGTCATCTTTTGCAGTTAACATTAAGATGGGTGTCTCGACTTTTCTTTGTCGTAATAACTTACAAATTTCTGTACCTTCTAATTCGGGCAACATTAAATCTAATACGATCAGATCAAACATTCCGGTTGTTGCCTTCTCTAAACCCTCAGTACCAGTATAAGCAACTTCCGTTTTAAAACCTGATCTTTCAATATTATATTGTAGTAATGTTACGATCGATTCTTCATCATCAACAATTAGTATTCTTTGGTTCATTGTAAAAACCCCCATTTTTCTGTCTAAAAAATTTAGATGAAATAATGCAACCCATTCCCTTTAAACAAACTTATCTTTCTTCATCATACATGGAAGCCAACTGTATGTGAATAGAATTGACATATAAAGTAGTCTTTCCTTATGTAAAATTTTATTTACAATTTTAAAGTTTACTTCATAAATAGTACTTTCAGAAGAACTAGCATCTAACAACGCTGTATTTAGATCAACTTGAACTGAAATTACTAG
The nucleotide sequence above comes from Paraliobacillus zengyii. Encoded proteins:
- the mutM gene encoding DNA-formamidopyrimidine glycosylase, which translates into the protein MPELPEVETIRKTLIELVVNQKIEAVTVNWAKIIKEPDDHLIFSQLVEGEIILDIHRKGKFLLFELTNYTLVSHLRMEGKYGVFEHDIPVDKHTHVIFHFESGKELRYKDVRKFGTMHLYPKGEEFLVKPLNQIGPDPFEEGYKLSALYEKIHRSQRVIKNILLDQQVIAGLGNIYVDETLYKAQIHPLTKGSELSEPEVKRLLKHAKETLTEAVAQGGTTIRSYVNSQGQIGMFQQQLFAYGQENTPCKRCGEPIVKIKVAGRGTHLCTRCQPIKE
- the polA gene encoding DNA polymerase I, coding for MTNKLVLIDGNSILYRAFFALPLLNNDKGVYTNAVYGFTTMLMKIIETEKPTHMLVAFDAGKTTFRHETYQEYKGGRQKTPPELSEQFPLIKELLDASSIKHYELPNYEADDIIGTLARVAEKESFDVRVISGDKDMLQLVTDRVQVQLTKKGLSDIDTYTPEFMKEKMKVNPEQIIDMKALMGDSSDNIPGIPGIGQKTAVKLLNQFHTLEKVFENVESVTAKKLKEKLENHQDDAFMSKQLVTINCESPIEVELKDTLYSGYDVNQLSAVFKDLGFNSLLTKVTGEVIVEEKEALEAVDIEILDNVSASLFIGVEALEVEILTDNYHLAPIEGFGIVNKDKKYFIPTEIAVKSDAFKQWAEDPEKEKWVFDAKKVTVSLLNHGIVVSGITFDLLLASYLIDPSENHHTIPAISHRMGQKQVLSDEEVYGKGAKLQVPSQDQLADHIGRKTMMLFALKSQVEEELEANQQIELLYNLELPLAVILGKMEATGVKIDQDQLNVMQKELKIRLDKIEEEVHELAGEDFNLNSPKQLGPILFEKLELPIIKKTKTGYSTSADILEQLKQKHPIIPKLLLYRQLRKLQSTYIEGLLKVVHPDTGKIHTRFNQALTQTGRLSSTEPNMQNIPIRLEEGKKIRKAFIPSEKDWVIFAADYSQIELRVLADIAKDELLVQAFQEDMDIHTRTAMDVFHVDAEDVDGNMRRQAKAVNFGIVYGISDYGLSQNLGITRKEAKAFIERYFDSYPGVKTYMEEIVKEAKQKGYVTTLMQRRRYLPDITNRNFNLRSFAERTAMNTPIQGSAADIIKKAMIDLEHALKENNLKARMLLQVHDELIIEAPKTEIELLKELVPRVMENTVSLAVPLKVDYAYGETWFDAK
- the pnpS gene encoding two-component system histidine kinase PnpS, giving the protein MIQTNFRLFFTYIAVVTVVLSSIGFIMLPLVSGNEQIIVILTLLGSFIIFLVIIYQLFDRYIKPVRSAATVAEELVKGNYKTRTYENHYGDAGRLSNAINLLARNLQEMTIQEKIQGSQLRTVIDNMESGVILIDERGYVHLVNRKFLKIFGKKTKDYIGYLYYDVLEEERIYKAVQEAFLYEQKVKNAFTISMEVEKLYIEIVGAPIFNEINELKGAVLVFHDITELKRLEQMRKDFVANVSHELKTPITSIKGFAETLLDENMDDEEIRNKFLEIIYKESERIQALVNDLLELSKLEKDEMHILYEKVNISELIEEIAPMVQQEATRKEITFETNLEQNVIIDGDFDRLKQVCINLLNNAISYTPVGGKVILKVKVIDANLHITVTDTGIGIPEDKMNRVFERFYRVDKARSRNTGGTGLGLAIVKHIVEAHNGTISLDSKVGVGSTFSVLVPINKKFILKD
- a CDS encoding response regulator transcription factor, with the protein product MNQRILIVDDEESIVTLLQYNIERSGFKTEVAYTGTEGLEKATTGMFDLIVLDLMLPELEGTEICKLLRQRKVETPILMLTAKDDEFDKVLGLELGADDYLTKPFSPKEVVARIKAILRRSNKQQTELEPPVIRVSELSIYPEQYEAVIREETLSFTRKEFELLLYLAKNKGKVLSRDQLLSAVWNYDFVGDTRIVDVHVSHLRDKIEPDTKHPVYIKTIRGLGYKMEEPY